CTCACAACCCTCTGCCCTACTGACTGGAAGTACTCCGAACTTGCACGGTTGAAATACGAAGTCACCTCCTGCCCCGGATCTGGCGCGCGCTGCCCCTGCGGGTAAACATAAAAACTCCACGTATCGCCACACAGCGGCGTATAGAGCGTCAGACCCACGTGCTTCACGCCCGGCATGGCATGAAACCTGTCCTCGATCTGGCTATACAGGCCTTGCAGTCGCTCGGGCTTATATCCGGCCTTCAGCGGATTCATCGTTACCACCACACGATTCTCCGCCTCCAATCCAAAATTCTGATGCTGAAGATGATTCAAGCTCATTCCCAATAAACCCGCACCCACCAGCAGCACCAGCGACAACGCCGCCTGCAGCACAACCAGACCGCGCTGCAGCAGAGAAGATCCGTCTCGCGTCGAGCGATTGGCGCCACGCATTGCGTTCACCGGCTGCTCGTTTGAAGTCATCCAAGCGGGCCCCACTCCAAAGGACACCCCTGTCACCAGAGAGACCCCAAACGCGAACCCAAGCACCGGCAGCGAGGGCACTGCGTCCACGGGCATTACCACCGCCCGCGTGAACAGCAAGGACAACAGCATCTTCGTTCCCGCATAGGAGACTGCTATACCCGCCACACCTCCCATGCAGGCCAGCACCAGGCTCTCCGTCAACCTCTGTCGTATGATTCTCGACCGCGCCGCCCCCAACGCCATGCGTACGGAGATCTCCCCGCGCTGCGCCACACCGCGCGCGAGCATCAGGTTGGCAATATTCGCACACGCGATCAGAAGCACCAGCCCGGCAAGGCCCATCAACAGATGCAGACGATTCGCCATCTCGTGCTGCATCCCTGCAATCCCAGCCCCTCCCGGAGCCAGCACCACGTGCGCCTGCGCCAGCCGCGCCTTTCCCTGCGTCGTTTGAAAGTCCTTCAACTCCCCAAGAGACTGCCGTAGCAGGCCGCTCATCTTCTCCTGCAGCGACGCAATCGCCACTGCCGGCTTCACACGACCGATCAGAAACAACCAACCGAGATTCGATTTATCGCGCGCTCCATAAAAACCAAGCGTGGGCTCCTGTGAGATCGGCAGATAAAAATCCGGAGGGTTCACCGACAGCCGGTCTCCATAAAAGCCCTGCGGCGTCACACCAAGAATCGTCACCGGATGTGTGTTCATCAACAGACTGCTTCCGACCACCGATGGGTCCCGCGCATAGTCCCTCACCCACGCATGGTAGCTCAACATCGCCACCGGCGTCGCTCCATCCGCGTCGTCGGAAGGCGTCAACGTGCGCCCCGCTACTGCATGCACGCCGAAGGTTTGAAAATAATTGCCGGAGACGAACTCCCCAAAGGCGGAGTGCGAGGTCGTGTCCCCGGAAGCGCGCCGCACGGAGAGATCCGCCATGCCTCCCTGCATCGCGGCCAACTCTTCCATCTCTGGCGTGCGGTCGCGCAAATATTTGTATCCTTCGTAGGAGAAGATGGAGAACGCACCGCGCATCGACCCCAGGTTCAACGTGCAGCAGATCTCGCCATCTCCTACACGCACCAATGCCTTCGGATCCACCACGGGTAGGTCTTTCAACAACACCGCATGCACCAGGGTGAAGATCGCCGTATTCGCTCCGATGCCCAACGCCAACGTCAGTACTGCCGTCACCATAAACCCTGGGTTCTTGGCCAACTGCCGCAGGGCGTAGCGCACGTCTCCTACCAGAGACTCCACAAACGGCAACCCACGCTGCTGGCGATAAGCACCCTTCGTCTGCTCCATTCCGCCGAGATAGATCAACGCCCGGCGGCGGGCCTCTGCCTGGCTCAGCCCAGATCGAACGCTGTCTTCCATATGCATCTGCACATGGCTCTGAAGTTCCGCTTCCAGGTCCGCTTCAGCAGTCCCGGCACCCAACAGCCCCAGCACGCGCATCCACAACTCTCGAAGCTTTCGCATCAGACCTCCTCTACCGGCATAAGAAAGCGCTCGACGATGGCCGTCGTCTGCTCCCACTCGCGCCTCTCACTCTCCAGCCGCTTCTTGCCCGCGCGTGTCAGCTTGTAAAACTTCGCCTTGCGGTTACTCTCCGAAAGGCCCCACTCGGAAGAGATTGCCCCCTCCTGCTCCAGCTTCAACAGTGCCGGGTACAGCGTTCCGTAGTTTAACGAAAGCAGATCACCGCTCGTCTGCTCGATCCGCCGCGCCAATCCATAACCATGCAAAGACCCCATCGTCTCCAACGTTCGGAGAGCCATAAGGGCCAAAGTCCCCTGCCACACACCCGATTTCTCGCCCACGCTTCCTCCTATGGGAAACCCATAGCAATCCTGCCACAACTCCTATGGGTACACAATAGGAAAGATTGTTTTCCCGTCACGAAAAGCAAGTGCCCCATTCTTTGCGCAGTTTTATCGCGCAAAGGGTGGGGTCGCGCAGAGCGCACAAACCAGATCTTTGAGGAAGACAAAAGCAGATCCCTCCGCTTCGCTACGGGATGACTAGTTGTGTCTATTTGGAACCTCGCATTCATGGGATTCGTTGCGGCACAATACCCCTATGACCACAACTCCCATGCTCAATCCGCGCGAAGCCGCCCGCCT
This genomic stretch from Terriglobus saanensis SP1PR4 harbors:
- a CDS encoding PadR family transcriptional regulator, with amino-acid sequence MGEKSGVWQGTLALMALRTLETMGSLHGYGLARRIEQTSGDLLSLNYGTLYPALLKLEQEGAISSEWGLSESNRKAKFYKLTRAGKKRLESERREWEQTTAIVERFLMPVEEV
- a CDS encoding ABC transporter permease, coding for MRKLRELWMRVLGLLGAGTAEADLEAELQSHVQMHMEDSVRSGLSQAEARRRALIYLGGMEQTKGAYRQQRGLPFVESLVGDVRYALRQLAKNPGFMVTAVLTLALGIGANTAIFTLVHAVLLKDLPVVDPKALVRVGDGEICCTLNLGSMRGAFSIFSYEGYKYLRDRTPEMEELAAMQGGMADLSVRRASGDTTSHSAFGEFVSGNYFQTFGVHAVAGRTLTPSDDADGATPVAMLSYHAWVRDYARDPSVVGSSLLMNTHPVTILGVTPQGFYGDRLSVNPPDFYLPISQEPTLGFYGARDKSNLGWLFLIGRVKPAVAIASLQEKMSGLLRQSLGELKDFQTTQGKARLAQAHVVLAPGGAGIAGMQHEMANRLHLLMGLAGLVLLIACANIANLMLARGVAQRGEISVRMALGAARSRIIRQRLTESLVLACMGGVAGIAVSYAGTKMLLSLLFTRAVVMPVDAVPSLPVLGFAFGVSLVTGVSFGVGPAWMTSNEQPVNAMRGANRSTRDGSSLLQRGLVVLQAALSLVLLVGAGLLGMSLNHLQHQNFGLEAENRVVVTMNPLKAGYKPERLQGLYSQIEDRFHAMPGVKHVGLTLYTPLCGDTWSFYVYPQGQRAPDPGQEVTSYFNRASSEYFQSVGQRVVRGRPFTAADTATAPKVAVVNEAFVKKVFADGKDPLGRRFGANEIKHSGDFEIVGVVEDTKYEDARSDPAPMYFTPMLQPSGLPAPGGMDASLYAEQFVLQMNMIPPELEAEVRRTMASIDPNLTVDRFQTFAEQIGGNFDGERTMARLTQMFGLLALVLASVGLYGVTSYTVAGRTSEIGIRMALGAKRGDVVRMILRGAMLQAGLGLLIGVPAALLSARLVKSQLYGVTGQDLGVLSAATLVLALAAWVAGWIPARRAASVDPMRALRTE